The genomic region ttgaacattttattttattcaaacctttaaaaatttatttttaaaataaaatattttgaaaaaggttatatttaaaaattattaaaacatcttatataaTATCTCAAATAactttagccaaacacccccTAAAAAGAATTGCTTGCTCAAcattttgcaataaatttgaagGAGAAATAACTTCCCTGTAAATATGATAAGTGAATAAGAAAATcactgtaaaaaaaattagcaaattacctctttgaatttcaaaaaatgaaatgaattatTTCCCTGACAAcgttttaaatagaaaaataatttattaattcttttcatagaaattttatacttatatccCATATCacaaaggtaaattgcatttaaccctttCTCAGtgtatacaaattaattaatgaaattttataagaaaataacaaaaactatACTTTCTCAGtgtatacaaattaattaatgaaattttaaaagaaaataacaaacacTACattatctatctatactatatataattgaaaagaggtaaattgatgtctcaattatttttatatattaattttttaatatttaatttaatttattaatttatttattaacttttcaCCGACTCATCTAACTTCTCACTCCATAATTATCTTacaatagttatttttttaaaaaggtcATTTCTTGTCactattttcataaatttaatattaacttattattttatatgtaatttattaaataataaaattttataagtattttattttaaataatatttataaaaattatacatacatagaGTGTGCCACAAATTactaatactttattattaagtgATAGCACCCTTTTGctatctcaattttttaattttttgatccCAAAGCAAATAAACATTGGATCATGTAGTAAACAGGGCCTTATGCATTATCAATGTCTCATCAAGTCAAAttccaacatatatatatatttttaaggataattaaatcgatttggtataattatacgaaattttttatggtttgaaaaatacatCTATTATTCTTGActtttgtttctatctaacaaataaatcccttAGTTGGTCAAAGttcatctaattttattaatattaataaaaaaattaattaaaaatctatatttaccttcaattgactattattcaattatttcatgtcaattcaatattttctgactaaaatatacttataagaGTTAAATATATCTTCCGACATGCATTagcatgtgaagatgtataaggttaatttgataaaaaagatttatttaatttgctataggttaataataagtcaatcataggtaaatatagattttcattcaactttttgttaatatcagtaaattcagtgaatttaattaatgaaaaagtttatttttaataacataaataaatgtaaaaaatattacatgtaattttttcaaatcacaaaaaaaaatttaattacataaaacctaaaaaagtgtaattatcccttttctttataatcaagtcaagggtaaattacaacgacctcccTGAACTTTGACATAATACTAAtatctcgttgtttgaaaaattaccaataccccCTAATTTTGACgaccgtctaacaattagtccaatgcgttaggttttcatctattttttaaggtgaacggaccaaaatacccttttggactaaaaattataattttattttatttttaattttatttttaattttttatggactaagtagataatttttaaaatttttccatccatcCCGTTTgactttttacaaatttttaatttaaaaaaataaaaaattatagtaaaggCAAAacttgacaatttcatacctccatataaaacttatataattgtatcaaatattatgaaaatatttataatttttcaaaagataagagagtatttataattatgtcaaattttaaaaaaaattgttgtaatttacccgcGAGTGAAATTAGAACATCCCTTTCTATCATCACAAATTCGCATAAATCGCTTTTACGAAGTAGCGCCTACCCCAAATCATTTCGAAATCCCCATAGGTATCCGTTATCCCGCCTACACACAAAGCCTCAAATTCCTCGTCCCATCATTCCTCTGTATTTTCCCCACGGATAAGTTCATAACACATACAGTGCATAGATCGTTTTCCATTACAAAATGTCCACTTCATCGGTACGCCGAATAAAAGAACGCGCCGGCGGAGGCGCCAAAATTGCCGCAGCCCCCACCGGGAAAATCTCACCGGGTTCAGGGAAGTCCATTTCCGCAGGGAAGGAGAATCCCAGACCAACATCGCGGGTTCGGGCTGCAACACAGAAGCATAGCATAAGGCCCATGGCCCGGATAGACAAGTCCCCGGCGGCTCAGGTGGTGGTGGAGCCACGCTCCAGGTGGTCTACTTCGTCGGCGCCCAGAGATAGGAGCTCTAGCCCCTCCGAGTTTACGAGGGTTTTATCTGATTTGAGGAAAAATTCTTCCAGGGTTTCTCTTGGCCCACCCCAGAGTAAAGTAAGTGGTGTCGGTACGAAGTGTTTGAATGAGAAATCCGGTAAATGTGTTCTTGAGAAAAGGGTTTTAAAAGATTTGGTAAAAGATGGGGAAAATTTAGGTGAGTTGGAGGGGAATTTTCAAGAAACGGAGAAAATAGATGTTAGAGTCGTGAATAATGGGACTATTGATAGAAAGGAGGAAAGCGTGAGATCAGTTTTGCGGGAAAGGCAGGATCTTGAGAAAAGGGTTTCGAAAGATTTTGCTAAGAATGGCGGAAATCTGGAGGAGTTGGAGGtggattttcaagaaaatgagaaaattaatgttaGGTTTTCTGATGGCAATAGTGGAAGAAAGGATCACAGTTTGAGCTCAATTTCGGGCAGAAGCGGGAATCTTGAGAATGAAATGTCTAGTTTAGAGTCTCATTTGGAAAGTAACAAAGTCCCCGAGGAAGTAAGTATACATTCTCACAAAGTTGGAGTTCTGATTGGTTTGAGTTCACGGGAGTCAAAAATTGTGAATAGAGCTAGTGATCTTCCTGGAGTTATGAGAGAAAATGTCCCCGACAAGTGTTCCAGTAAGCTTCAAGAAAAACTTGCCTTTTTGGAAGGTAAAGTAAAGAGGATAGCCTCTGACATAAAGAGAACTAAAGAGATGTTAGATATGAATAATGCAGATGCTTCCAAAATGATATTGTGTGATATTCAGGAAAAGATTACAGGGATCGAGAAGGCGATGGGTCATATTGATGGTAGTGATGGAGATACCAAGATGGGGTTAgtgaaaaatggagaaaatcaGGATGAGAAAGAAACTAAGAAAGTTATGGATGCTAAAAGTTTAGTTAAGGGGTTGACTGTTGAAGAACTGGAAGAACGGTTGTTTCCTCATCATAAGTTGATGAGAGATAGGACCTTGTCAAAGAAAACATCCGGAGATTATCAGACTAATACATTAAAAGTAGGTGAATCGACGAGTACATTTGACTCTGATGAGGAGAAAGTAATTTCTGCCGATGATGAGATTATTGCTTTGGAATTCCTGGCTTCTTTGAGTAAGGAAGAATTTGGTCCAGAGGCAAGTAAGATTCATGAAATGGATGACTCTGCGACTTCTGTGGCAGAAAGTAGTTCTCTAAATGTATTAAATGACAGAGGTAATATTGATGCTTTGCTGATGGCTGACGAAAAGCTTAATGACTTCGACGATCAAGAGGGAGTGCCAGCCATGACATTTGaggatgaggaggaggaggaagagaatTATACACTTAAGTTGAATGATATTGGAAGCAAGACCTCAACTGGAGGATGGTTTGTGTCAGAAGGGAAGTATGTTGTTCTTGCTCATAATGATGGCTCTTGTTCTTTCTATGACATTGTTAACTCTGAGGTATGTGATCTTTTCCACAATCTCTTCTTTAACCTTTTGTTTGCATTGTCACTGTCATTCCAGTTTCTTGTTTGGTTACAGTGACCTACTAACTGTTACACGCACCGAAATGCACTTTTTCATGTGTGCTTTGGAAGGATCAGCCAATTACTCCTTAACGAGGCTAATAATTTGTCCCTTCTCAGGAGAAGGCTGAATACAAGCCACCTGCTGGATTCTTACCAAACATGTGGAGAGATTGTTGGATAATCCGTGCCCCTGGTGCAGATGGATGCTCTGGGAAATATGTTGTGGCAGCATCTGCTGGAAATTCAGTGGATTCAGGGTTCTGCTCATGGGATTTTTACACAAAAGACATACATGCTTTTCACTTTGAGAATGAAACCACCCATATAAGAACAGCCGTAGCCCCTTTACCAAACAAATCTGTGGCTCCTGAAAACCGACAATGGTGGTACAAACCATGTGGACCACTTATTATATCATCAGCTAGTTGTCAAAATAGGGTgcaaatttatgatattcGCGATGGGGAGCAAATAATGAAATGGGACTTGCAGAAGCCTGTGTTGGCAATGGATTACTCAAGTCCTTTGCATTGGAGAAACAGAGGGAAAGTGGTAATAGCAGAATCAGAAGCGATTTCTCTGTGGGATGTCAGCTCTCTTAGTTCTCGGGCATTGCTGTCAGTTTCCTCATCTGGTCGTAAAGTTTCTGCTCTTCATGTCAATAACACTGATGCAGAACTAGGTGGAGGCGTTAGACAAAGGTGGCACAAACTGAATGTTGCAACAATTATCTTAAAACAAATATACTTTATAATGTTTCTATCAGCTTCACACACAGCCCTTTACTTTTATCTTCTAAAAtctcatttctttttgtttcaataCTGCTCTGAGTAATGCGCATGGAGAACAATGTTTTAGTATCACACTAGCTTCAGAGTGCTTGAATTACTCTTGTTTCATCAAGCTTTCTGGTCCTTTGTTTGCAGTCTTAAGGTGCATGAACTATTGTTTTTGATCTGGACGAAGGATGTTcctgtaattattttgtttgagatCAGGATTTTATTGTTTCTACCGAAATATGGTTTTATCTTTGGTCTGGGTCGACTTTTAAGTAGCTGTATATTTTTGCAGAATTAGTTCACTGGAAGCAGAAGGAAATGATGGTGTTTTCTGCACACCCGATTCCATTAACGTGCTGGATTTCAGACACCCCTCTGGTATAGGTCTTAAGATACCCAAAGTTGGAGTCAATGCTGATTCAGCTTTCTCTCGTGGGGATTCAATCTACATTGGATGCTCTAGCTTAATGTCATCCGGGAAAAAGCAGTGCACTTCTCAAATCCAACAGTTTTCACTGCGCAAACAGAGGCTTTTATGCACATACGCCTTACCAGAATCAAACGCTCATAACAACCTTACAGCATTGACGCAAGTTTGGGGGAATGCAAGCCATGTCATGGGAGTTTGTGGACTTGGTTTATACGTTTTTGACTCCTTGACAGACGACAAACTACCGTTTCTCTCAATGAATTACGGCCACACACAAAATGTCAAAGAAGTTATCGGACCAGACGACATGTATTGTCCGTCTTTTGATTACTTGGCTTCCAGGATTCTCATCATATCCAAAGATCGTCCAGCTCGGTGGAGGTACTTAAGTGTAGACAATACTTTGAGCCCACATGGATTAGGCAATAACTTATTGCCTGTTCTTTTCCGTATTGGCAATTAGAGATTTTAAATTTGCTTCTGCGATTGTGTGAGATCCCTTTCAGATGCAGCTTTGTTTGTAGTTACTGTATCATATAtctgctattttttttttcttcattttctgtttttgaaTGGGAATTTTGAAGTAATAAAAAGTTGATGTTACTGTGAAATAAAGATGGAAAAATgcttactatataattatttggtttctgtgtgtgtgtatgtgtgtatctATCAATTTCATATTTGGTGTCCAGAAAGAATTATggcaaaagaagaaagaaattgcTAAGCCTGACTGATTCTTTGTAGTAGTGTGGAAGAATCTGTATATAAATCTTGTAGGGATAATTGCAGAGTCTTCTTTTAGGTTTAGTTTGATTACATGTAGAcccctataatttaaaaaattatatgtagtacttatttttgttcaataaatagatctttttattagttaacattcattgaatttgttgatattagcataacaaataaatagatattcatatttagcttcaattgattttatgctgatttattataagtcaaataaaattttcacttggttgtaaaaaatttgtttgacttgcaataagttattaaaaagTCAATCACGGGTAATTTGAAttctcatttgattttttgttaatatcaacaaatttggcaaattttaattaatatgtaaatctatttattgaaacaaacacgatattacataaaaattatatttctatatttggaACAGTTCGATAAAACCAAAACTATTGCTcgtgtttaatattttttaaaaacattaaataaaaaatatcattttttatgtgcAAAACCTATAGGGTATGGTAGATAGATATAGTATATAATCACACTAATTTTACagctttaaattttatgttctGCTTCAGATGCTGTAAAACcggttttcttgaattttgcaaTATAGGCCACGTAAATTAGAACGAGTAAgttatgtataattatgagtaccttattatttgaaaacgcactttctaatatttgataaaattatgtaatccttaaATGAatgtttgaaattatttactttgcTCTTgttgcaatttctttttttttctaaaaattgaaacattGTAAAGAATCGGGTTGgatggtaaaattataaaaaaatttcaaagaatttaaaaaataaataaataaaataaaatttgtagtCCATAAgagcattttggtcaatttactgcaaaaaaaataaaaataaaaaactaacaGAGACTAACGGATTGCACtaataattagattacttGTTATTAGgaagtatttgtaaattttcaaataatgagagggtattcataattatgccgATGTTGCTGTAATTTGCCCTTGCAATATACTGCTCGTGTTTAACTCTAGAAAAAAGTACATAATACATAATAGTTCCCAGCTCAAATATCTCAAATTCCAGCATTTGTCCTAATGTTACAGCACTCATCAGATTTAGTCGCATACATCACAAAaatttgcaaatatttgaCGAGAGGAGCACATGCAGATCTCTATTAAATCAATGGTCAGTTACAACCTAACGTGCAAATGACGTGCTCCctcttattaaatatttaatggaaTTTGTGGCTCAGACTAAAATCGCAATTTCTCTGATTTATGAGACTAAACCTGGAGAGTGCTAAATAATAGgacaaaaaaacacaaagagGATAAGTTATggaagtaaattgcaatttttccactACAAATCGTCAACAGCAAAAGATCGAAAAGAGCAGGTACTTGCACCGCGAGTACTATTACCTCGATACAATTTACAGCGTAGAATGTTCTCATTTGGACATTGTTAAAGCTGGAAGCTACGTCTGCGGGATCAAATCTCTGTTAGAAGTTCTTGAATTGTACTGTGGAAAAGGCATGCATGTTGTCATGCAACAGGTTTCCAGTCCCGCCAGGTTTATGCTTGGTGAAAAGACTTATTTGCCCCACGTTCTGATTCCTTCTGACGCATCAGTTGAGGTCATTCTTGTCATTTCATCTACCGGAGTTCGTCTCGTGGAATGGCAATGGCACCGTCTTCACTGCTCTGAACTTCCCGACGTTGTGCAGGTGCTCATTTTCTAACCTGTCATCATATAAAACTTGAAATCATCGAGCTTATACGATTCCgacatcttatttttaaaattaacttaatatttataatattttataaattttcaaacatgtTATAAGATGATTAAAGAGCTTGTGAGCTCACCCAAACACCATCTGATTATGTTTATGATACTGCAACGATTTTTCTTGCTATTAGACACAATAGATTCACACATTTTCCTTCAAGGGctatcatatttttggattaaatgtatttttcttgccGTAACTTAGattatttgacattttcttcCTTTAACTTTCTAGGGTAGTATTTTGTtcctatatctttttaattttcatgattttcagttATATTGTTCGCTAGAATTCACCTCCACCTGTGATAACGGTGAACTtcgatacaaaaaaataactaaaattgcaaaaattaaaaagttgtaggacgaaaaatattaccctagaaagttaaaggacaaaaatgttATGAGAAATGCATGGTCCAACAGGAACAAATGCTCCACTTTTAACATATCACGTGAGAGGCACGTGCATTTTTTCAGTGAGAAGGGTGAGTTCCAATAAAAAAAGGGGCTAAAATCacgaaaacaaaaaaaatatagagccAAAATACTACCTTTGAAAGTTAGGACGAAATGCTAAATGATCTaaattatgggacaaaaaatgcatttaaatcTACTTTACCTATAGTAATTCCAGTGTCCACGTCGGATGACCTCCAACGAAGCTAGGAAAAAGTCGAGCAAGCGTGACTCGACCACCCCgatattaaatttcatcacAGTCTCCACCCACGCTACTCTTAGGATAAAATTCAAGGCCTGGCAATAATTTTAAGTCATCAACGTAAGCAAAAATCCACACAAATATACCGCGATCTACTTAGACAAAACACATATAGGGAGGTGAATGAGAACTCACTATGGACCCATAGTAAATGCCTTTGTTCTTCAACACTAGATCGTCTCTAAGCCATGCATTTTTCGACTTACGGTTGAGAAGTCCCCAATCCTTGACGAAATCCCAGTACAGTTGATAAACCGTTGCGACAAATGAAGTCACCAGAACTGTGACCAGCCACAGCTGCGATGGCTGTCTTGCGTAGGTCAGCCTCGCCCCGGCTGCCACCATAGCCGATACGTACTTCCCTAGGTTAGCAAGGTGGTCTATGTTGCATTCGTCAAACCATCTCCTCGCGCACTAAATCATTACAACATATATAGCCACATGTCGATCATACTAGGTAGATTCCAGTGATGATTTTTTGGagttttcaatttgaatttgtaaatagtttatatttgTACCTAGtagttttcaaataaataaatttatagataatttGTACTCATATCAAAGAGTTCAACGTCCGAGCATATGTGGGATTTAGATTAAAATTCTTATGAACATGGTTGAGATAACAAAACGAGAcgatgacaaatatatatacatatatatatatatatatatacatgtaccTGCATCGCACGCCAGTAATAGGGGGCGAAGGAGATAACGTAAGCGAGCTCTCTGTATTGCTTCCCGGACTTGCAAGTCTCGTAACGGTGTGTTTTGAAACTTCCAGCAAGAAGATAGCAGGCTGCTGATTCCATGTGCCTCAATAATGGAATCtgtgtaataaaatttaacatgaGGGGATGAAATTATATAGGTGCTAGAACTAATATGTTCTtgaatcattttctttttagatttGTGAATCTGAAAGGATCAGATTTCCCAAATTCAGCTTAAAGTGTTGTAGGgcaaattatacttttagtttcACGGAATAGGGAGTTTAACGTTTTTAATCCTATACTTTacgagatttttaaaatggtccTAAAATTGAGGAAACTTGACACATTTTGTCCTATTCTTTACCGAATTTTCAAGATAgtactaaaattgagaaaacttaGCACATTTAGCCCTCTACTTTACAGAAttgagttttttcaattttgggaccattttgaaaattccgTAAAGCACACGACTAAATGTTttgagttttctcaattttgggattattttaaaaattcgatCAAAATCGAGGATTAAAGTGCAATTTCACCAGTGTTTGTAGTGTGGAAGATACCTGACTGGTGAGTTGATCAGCCATGAAGAAATCAACCATCAAAACCTGCAAAATGACTCCAAAATAGATCAAAATTGGAGTTCAAAGAGCactcttttataatattgaactGTCTAAACAAGTTTGATGAACTTCTTTTACTGTTTTAAACCCTTCGTTTCAAGCCATTGTTCTAAATACGATCTATAAATATGCATTTTACATACCTTGTAAAACGGAGAACAGACTATGTTGCGTATGACCCTGAGGAAGCAGTACCGTGTTGGGCGATAAAAGACGT from Sesamum indicum cultivar Zhongzhi No. 13 linkage group LG3, S_indicum_v1.0, whole genome shotgun sequence harbors:
- the LOC105158475 gene encoding KIN14B-interacting protein At4g14310, coding for MSTSSVRRIKERAGGGAKIAAAPTGKISPGSGKSISAGKENPRPTSRVRAATQKHSIRPMARIDKSPAAQVVVEPRSRWSTSSAPRDRSSSPSEFTRVLSDLRKNSSRVSLGPPQSKVSGVGTKCLNEKSGKCVLEKRVLKDLVKDGENLGELEGNFQETEKIDVRVVNNGTIDRKEESVRSVLRERQDLEKRVSKDFAKNGGNLEELEVDFQENEKINVRFSDGNSGRKDHSLSSISGRSGNLENEMSSLESHLESNKVPEEVSIHSHKVGVLIGLSSRESKIVNRASDLPGVMRENVPDKCSSKLQEKLAFLEGKVKRIASDIKRTKEMLDMNNADASKMILCDIQEKITGIEKAMGHIDGSDGDTKMGLVKNGENQDEKETKKVMDAKSLVKGLTVEELEERLFPHHKLMRDRTLSKKTSGDYQTNTLKVGESTSTFDSDEEKVISADDEIIALEFLASLSKEEFGPEASKIHEMDDSATSVAESSSLNVLNDRGNIDALLMADEKLNDFDDQEGVPAMTFEDEEEEEENYTLKLNDIGSKTSTGGWFVSEGKYVVLAHNDGSCSFYDIVNSEEKAEYKPPAGFLPNMWRDCWIIRAPGADGCSGKYVVAASAGNSVDSGFCSWDFYTKDIHAFHFENETTHIRTAVAPLPNKSVAPENRQWWYKPCGPLIISSASCQNRVQIYDIRDGEQIMKWDLQKPVLAMDYSSPLHWRNRGKVVIAESEAISLWDVSSLSSRALLSVSSSGRKVSALHVNNTDAELGGGVRQRISSLEAEGNDGVFCTPDSINVLDFRHPSGIGLKIPKVGVNADSAFSRGDSIYIGCSSLMSSGKKQCTSQIQQFSLRKQRLLCTYALPESNAHNNLTALTQVWGNASHVMGVCGLGLYVFDSLTDDKLPFLSMNYGHTQNVKEVIGPDDMYCPSFDYLASRILIISKDRPARWRYLSVDNTLSPHGLGNNLLPVLFRIGN